From one Humulus lupulus chromosome 8, drHumLupu1.1, whole genome shotgun sequence genomic stretch:
- the LOC133794638 gene encoding peroxidase 7-like, protein MKIMKLSLALAVLIIAPFVASSSMNFTPTRASSSKSTNPNNLPPEALLSVSHYMKTCPDAEAIIHRRMRAWINKDPTLAPAIIRLHFHDCAVRGCDASVLLNHKGSERAALSSKTLRGFREINDIKSVLEKKCPKTVSCADILTAAARDATIFAGGPFWEVPFGRKDGRVSLAKEAELVPQGRENTTGLIKFFESRGLNMLDLVVLSGAHTIGRSACLAFQHRLGKTPDRSLNVTLLNVVRKKCKTAYSLVDLDATTPKKFDTMYYTNLMNKKGLLSTDQQLYSDKRTSSFVSALGTQPHLFESQFAVSMINLGNVQVKTRPRDKGEIRVNCNFVNA, encoded by the exons ATGAAAATAATGAAGTTATCTTTGGCTCTCGCTGTTTTGATAATTGCTCCTTTTGTGGCGTCGTCATCCATGAACTTTACTCCCACAAGAGCAAGCTCTTCTAAATCCACAAACCCTAACAATCTGCCTCCCGAAGCTCTTTTGTCTGTGTCTCATTATATGAAGACATGTCCAGATGCTGAAGCCATCATCCATAGAAGAATGAGAGCGTGGATCAACAAGGACCCGACCTTGGCTCCTGCCATCATTCGCTTGCATTTTCATGACTGTGCTGTTAGG GGCTGTGATGCATCAGTTTTACTAAACCATAAAGGAAGCGAGAGGGCAGCTCTCTCGAGCAAAACCCTAAGAGGTTTCCGAGAGATAAACGACATCAAGAGCGTACTCGAGAAGAAGTGCCCAAAAACAGTCTCTTGTGCAGACATCCTTACCGCCGCAGCCAGAGACGCCACCATCTTCGCCGGAGGTCCATTCTGGGAAGTCCCTTTCGGCCGCAAAGACGGCCGAGTTTCCTTGGCCAAAGAGGCAGAATTGGTTCCTCAGGGCCGCGAAAACACCACCGGATTAATCAAATTCTTCGAGTCACGCGGCCTTAACATGCTCGACCTAGTCGTACTCTCTGGCGCTCACACCATAGGAAGAAGCGCCTGTCTCGCGTTCCAACATAGGCTCGGCAAAACGCCTGATCGATCACTTAACGTGACCTTATTGAATGTGGTAAGGAAAAAGTGTAAAACGGCTTATAGCTTGGTGGATCTTGATGCAACCACTCCTAAGAAATTCGATACAATGTATTACACTAATCTTATGAACAAGAAAGGGTTGTTGTCCACTGATCAGCAGCTGTATTCCGACAAGAGAACCTCTTCTTTTGTCTCCGCTTTGGGTACTCAGCCTCATCTCTTTGAGAGCCAGTTTGCAGTTTCCATGATCAATCTTGGCAATGTGCAGGTCAAGACCAGGCCTCGTGATAAGGGGGAAATCCGGGTGAATTGCAATTTTGTCAATGCTTGA